The following nucleotide sequence is from Psychroserpens sp. Hel_I_66.
AACATTGAAAAATAGTACTTCAACACAGAATGCCAAAAAAGAAATATTTAGTCCTTATACAAGAAATGATAGTAAATTATCTGAAGTCTCTTACAAAGCGTTTTTTGATTTATGCAATCAAAGAAGATCAGTAAGGTGGTATGAAGATAGGGAAGTGCCCATGGAATTGGTTAAGAAAGCTATAGAAGTTGGTGTTACTGCACCTAGTGCATGTAACAGACAACCTTTTAGGTTTATTGTAGTTACAGATAAGGAAGTTTTAAAACGTACTGTGACTTTACCTATGGGTTGCGTTTCATTTGCTGAGAACATTAAAATGATGGTTATTTTAGTAGGTGATCAAAGCTCGTATTTTGATGAAAGAGATAGGCATCTAATTTATATTGATGGTGGATTAGCAGCTATGAATTTTATGATGGGTCTAGAAACCCAAGGTTTATCTTCATGCCCAATTAACTGGTCAGATATTGAAGAAAGAGAAAAACGTTTATCTGAAGAATTTGATTTAGAGGTTTATGAACGAGGAATAATGTTTTTTTCTATCGGTTACCCTTTAAAAGAAGGCGGTATAGCATATTCCGCAAAGAAAGAAGTAAATGATATAATAAAAATTTATTAAATGTATATTCAAGTTGATAATGTTGGTTTTATAAACAAGGGAGCAGAATTAATGCTACATTCTGTTAGTCAAAGGCTTAATAAAGATAAGAACTATAAATTTCATTTGGTAAAAGGTTTCAATTGTTATGGTCCTACCGAGAAATTTAACAGGTTGGGAATGTTTCAAATATTCGAATTCCAAAGATTTAAAATTAAATTGGAAAAGTTATTTGAACAACCACGCCTAGAAAGATTTGGATTAGTTAAATTAGAACACGTCGATGCTATTTTGGATGCCTCTGGATTTCAGTTTGGAGATCAATGGGTTGACACTTACAATAAAAACTACATTAGTAAATTCAAAGATTATTATTCAAAGTATAAAAAGAATCATACAAAAGTAATTTTACTGCCACAAGCATTCGGTCCATTTAAGGAACCTTTGTCTAGAGAAATCATAGAATTAGTTTATGCGCAAGCGGACGTACTCTTCGCTAGAGACAAAACTTCTTACAAGCATTTAACAACGGTTTTTGGTCAATCTGATAAAATTAAAATGGCGCCAGATTTTACAATTTTAGTAAAGCCTGAAATATCATTGAACTTATATAATAAAGTTAATAATCGTGTATGTATTGTTGTAAATTCTAAAATGATTTCACATACAAATAGGGAGGTTGCAAATGCTTACACCAATTTCATTTTAAAGCTATCAAAGGAATTAATAAAGAAAGATGAGCAATTAACTCTTTTAAATCATGAGGGAGAACAAGATTTGAAATTGATCAAGGAAATTTATGATCAAATTGATAATAAGGATAAGGTAATAATTCTAAACGATTTAGATGGTTTATCTATAAAAGCAGCGATTGGTAAATCTAAACTTTTAATTTCCTCACGCTTTCACGGTGTTGTTAGTGGTTTAAATCAACGTGTTCCAACTTTCTGTACAAGTTGGAGCCATAAGTATAGTGAATTACTTGCCGATTATGGTTTAGAAAATAATTTGTTGGATGTGAATGATTTGGAGGATAGTTATTCTAAGGTTTTAGATGGTTTAGCTAATCCAGATCGTTATATAGCAAAAACAGAAATTCTAACATCCATAGAAAAGCAGACTGAAACAATGTGGGCTACTGTAATCAGTACTCTAAAATAGAAATTGTAATTATTATGAGTGAAGATAATCTGCTTTTTTCAATATTGATTGCTAATTATAATAATGGAATCTATCTAGAAGAATGTTTAGAGAGTATTTTTAAACAAACCTATACTAATTGGGAAATAATTATTGTAGATGACTGCTCAACAGACGTATTAAGTCATGATATATATGAGAAATACAAAAGTCATGACAAAATTAAAATTTATTATAATAAAAAGAATAAAGGTTGTGGTTATACGAAAAGACGTTGTGCAGAATTAGCTACAGGTGATATTTGTGGCTTCGTTGATCCAGATGATGCGATTACATTAAACGCTATAAAATTAATAATAGATAGTCATATTAAAAACGAATTGTCAAGTTTAGTTTATTCGAATTTTAATATATGTGATGAGCAATTGAGAGTTAAAAAAAGAGGTGCAAGGCTTAGGAAAGAAGATATAAATTCAAAAGTGACCACTACTGAAGCAGAGACAGTTAGCCATTTCGCTGGCTTTAAAAATAGTTTGTATAAATTAACAGATGGAATTGACCCAGATTTGAAAAGGGCAGTTGATAAAGACTTATACTTTAAATTAGAAGAAGTTGGTCCGCTTCAATATATTGATGAATCCCTTTATAATTACAGGATTCATAATGGAGGGATTTCAACAAACTCTAATATGTTAAAGGCTGAATATTGGAGCTGGGTTGTAAAGATACGAATGGCGAAAAGGCGTGATTTAAATTTGGAGCTTCATTATGAAAATGAAATAAATAAGAAAATAGATAAAGGAAGAGAGATGGTGAAAAGGACAAACAATTACAAATTAGGATATTTGTTGCTGAATCCAATTCGAAAAGTTCTAGGTTTTTTTAAGGATATATGAAATATCAAGTATCCATATTAATGCCAGTCTACAATGGTGAGAAGTATTTGCGTGAAGCCATAGACTCTGTATTAGCTCAAACGTTTAAGGACTTCGAGTTTCTCATTTTGAATGATGGCAGTACAGATGGTACTCAAAATATAATTGACTCCTATAGTGATAAGCGTATTAAATCGGTTTACCACAAAAATATGGGAGTTGCTAAATCTCTTAATAGAGGTCTGGAACTTGCTCAAGGTGAATACATTTGGAGACATGATGCAGACGATATCTGTCTGCCAGAACAACTAAAGACACAACTTGATTTTTTAGAAAAAAACAAAGGTTTTGCACTAGTATCAACTCAAATAGCATTCATGACCGATCGTGGTAAAATAGCTCATAGCTATAAACAACCAAAAGACAGCTATTTTGATAATCATGATTTTATTAAAGTAAATCGAAGTCAATTTAATCCATATTCTCCAATTACACATGCAACTGTTTTATTGAAAAAGGAAGTATTTGATACTGTAGGAGTATATAGAACAGCATTTAAAACTTCCGAAGATACAGACCTTTGGTTACGCATTATTGAAAAATTTGATGCAGCTGTACTCAATTACTGTTCTTATTTTGTGCGTTTAAACGCTACTTCTGCCACACAAGTTTATAAAAGCACGAATAATTTTTATAGGGATATGGCTTTTCAATTTGCGGATGAGCGTTTGAAATTTGGAGAAGATAGTTTACAGTTGGGAAAAGAAATGCCAAAACCAAATATTGAAAAAAACATTAAAATCACGCCATCAAAAAAGCCTTTTGGTAAAACGTTTAGAAGTGATCTGTTAAGCTTTATGTATAAGGTAGCGCTAAATGCAAAGGACTATAAAAATGTAATAACAATTATAAAAATATCTATAAAAGATGGTTGGCGTTTATCTCAAACTTGGAAAGCAATTATCTTTCCGTTATTGGGTGAGAAATTAGTCAGTGAAGGTGTCCGGTTAAAACAAAAAGTCCAATGATTGTATACTATTTTGGTGCAGATGCACCTTGGGCAAATCAAAAGGAAATAGATATTAATAGACGCAATATGGCTGTGTTATTAGTGATTGCAGAACAGCCTAAAGTTAATGTAGTATATAATATTATACGTTGTACGAGAGGATTAGTTTTGAATAAAAAAAATCAAAAAAGATCATCTCATACTAAAATCAAAAATCTTTATGTTGGAGCGATACTGCCAGAACGAGGAGCTCTAAAATCTATAGTTGGACCACTAAATAAACACTTGTTAAGAATTTTAAATTACAAAGCTTTTAATAGTAAAAACTCAGTTTCCTGGTGCTATTGGCCAAATGGATATTTGGATTATAAATTTTTAGGTTTAAATAATCGCTTGGTTTTTGATACAGACCACAATATCATAAATGATCCTAATTTGCCAGAACATCAAAAAGAAAATAGAGCAAGACTACTATTGGAAGCGGGTAAAAATGCAGAGATTGTTTTAAGTAGTTCTAGATCCATGATAGACTGGTATAAGAAGAAAGGCTTTAATAACACCAAAATAATGATGAATGGTGTTTTTGATTCTCGAATTAATCTTGAGACCAATATAAAATTAGATAATAATTATCAAGTTACTTATTGCGGTACGCTTTCAAAATGGATAAAAATAGACTGGATTATTAGATTGGCTCAAGACCATCCAGAATGGTCTATAAATATTATAGGCAGAAATTATAAAACAGAATTATACACTCAATTAGAGCAATTTAAAAATATAAAATTGCACGGTTTCTTAAAGCCCATGGAGGTTGATAAAATATTAAAGGAAACGAACGTTTGTATAGGCTTATATAGAGAAGAGGTTGCTTTAGATGTTAATAGTATGAAGCTTTATGACTATCTCGCGCAAGGTTTGCCAGTCGTGGTTAACAACTATCATGATAATTTAGCACAAGATTTTAATAATTTAATTCATGTAGAAGATAATTACAATGATTTTATCGAGACCATACAGCACGTAAAAACTATTGATTTTGATAAGCTAAAATACTTTTTAAATGGTGCGACTTGGTACAATAGAGTCAAATCAATAATAAAATCTATAGATGAATAATAGTTATCCTAAAATCTCAATAGTCGTTCCTGTGAAAAATGGAATTGATACATTAGAAAGGCTCATTAAAGGTGTTGAAATACAATCACTATTTAATATAACGGAAGTAGTTATTATAGACTCTGGTAGTACAGATGGTTCTATTGATTATGTATCAAAATTTCCTTTTGTAAACGTTGTAGCCATAGATCCCAAAACATTTAATCATGGTGCAACTCGTAATTTAGCTGTGAAACATTGTAAAGGAGAATTTGTGTTAATGACAGTTCAAGATGCTTGGACCACAGATAAGAGATTGTTAGAACGGATGGTTAGCCATTTTGACGATAAAGAAGTAATGGGAGTTTGTGGTCATCAAGTTGTCCCTCATATAAAAGAATTTAATCCGCACCAATGGTATAGACCTCAAAATGAAGCTATACCAAAGTTTGTGCAATTTGAGAAAGGAGAGTTTGATAATTTGTCACCAAAGGAACAATTTAGTTTTTGTGGTTGGGATGATGTTATCTCTATGTATAGGAAATCTGCTTTGATTGAGATTCCATTTTTGAAAACAGATTTTGCAGAAGATTTGTTATGGGCTAAACATACTTTAAGGGCTGGACACAAAATTGTTT
It contains:
- a CDS encoding polysaccharide pyruvyl transferase family protein, with protein sequence MYIQVDNVGFINKGAELMLHSVSQRLNKDKNYKFHLVKGFNCYGPTEKFNRLGMFQIFEFQRFKIKLEKLFEQPRLERFGLVKLEHVDAILDASGFQFGDQWVDTYNKNYISKFKDYYSKYKKNHTKVILLPQAFGPFKEPLSREIIELVYAQADVLFARDKTSYKHLTTVFGQSDKIKMAPDFTILVKPEISLNLYNKVNNRVCIVVNSKMISHTNREVANAYTNFILKLSKELIKKDEQLTLLNHEGEQDLKLIKEIYDQIDNKDKVIILNDLDGLSIKAAIGKSKLLISSRFHGVVSGLNQRVPTFCTSWSHKYSELLADYGLENNLLDVNDLEDSYSKVLDGLANPDRYIAKTEILTSIEKQTETMWATVISTLK
- a CDS encoding glycosyltransferase family 2 protein; this encodes MSEDNLLFSILIANYNNGIYLEECLESIFKQTYTNWEIIIVDDCSTDVLSHDIYEKYKSHDKIKIYYNKKNKGCGYTKRRCAELATGDICGFVDPDDAITLNAIKLIIDSHIKNELSSLVYSNFNICDEQLRVKKRGARLRKEDINSKVTTTEAETVSHFAGFKNSLYKLTDGIDPDLKRAVDKDLYFKLEEVGPLQYIDESLYNYRIHNGGISTNSNMLKAEYWSWVVKIRMAKRRDLNLELHYENEINKKIDKGREMVKRTNNYKLGYLLLNPIRKVLGFFKDI
- a CDS encoding nitroreductase family protein; the protein is MNFKHYLKHPGAILLFLKNPVSKTRKYTQKRAFDWAVRSPRRSSFYYWFFSKRFDREHFSVLNGKHAHLIKENTTSKMVTLRRSIHMIEKGIITIPRKAVWAEGYIIQTIQHLEFILKNNNDFNTKKWAFDVLTKYFQLVEQTDRIKKAKLHFETLKNSTSTQNAKKEIFSPYTRNDSKLSEVSYKAFFDLCNQRRSVRWYEDREVPMELVKKAIEVGVTAPSACNRQPFRFIVVTDKEVLKRTVTLPMGCVSFAENIKMMVILVGDQSSYFDERDRHLIYIDGGLAAMNFMMGLETQGLSSCPINWSDIEEREKRLSEEFDLEVYERGIMFFSIGYPLKEGGIAYSAKKEVNDIIKIY
- a CDS encoding glycosyltransferase family 2 protein, with the translated sequence MNNSYPKISIVVPVKNGIDTLERLIKGVEIQSLFNITEVVIIDSGSTDGSIDYVSKFPFVNVVAIDPKTFNHGATRNLAVKHCKGEFVLMTVQDAWTTDKRLLERMVSHFDDKEVMGVCGHQVVPHIKEFNPHQWYRPQNEAIPKFVQFEKGEFDNLSPKEQFSFCGWDDVISMYRKSALIEIPFLKTDFAEDLLWAKHTLRAGHKIVYDRRNMVNHYHHYFPEYVYKRIFVEKYAIYKHFGYHLDASVPLYKYFNLLLSNLKWKMNPYWFFFNFRALRARNEANHLFDVSLAKGDAYLDKMYQEVCGVIPQGRINKK
- a CDS encoding glycosyltransferase; this translates as MIVYYFGADAPWANQKEIDINRRNMAVLLVIAEQPKVNVVYNIIRCTRGLVLNKKNQKRSSHTKIKNLYVGAILPERGALKSIVGPLNKHLLRILNYKAFNSKNSVSWCYWPNGYLDYKFLGLNNRLVFDTDHNIINDPNLPEHQKENRARLLLEAGKNAEIVLSSSRSMIDWYKKKGFNNTKIMMNGVFDSRINLETNIKLDNNYQVTYCGTLSKWIKIDWIIRLAQDHPEWSINIIGRNYKTELYTQLEQFKNIKLHGFLKPMEVDKILKETNVCIGLYREEVALDVNSMKLYDYLAQGLPVVVNNYHDNLAQDFNNLIHVEDNYNDFIETIQHVKTIDFDKLKYFLNGATWYNRVKSIIKSIDE
- a CDS encoding glycosyltransferase family 2 protein, which gives rise to MKYQVSILMPVYNGEKYLREAIDSVLAQTFKDFEFLILNDGSTDGTQNIIDSYSDKRIKSVYHKNMGVAKSLNRGLELAQGEYIWRHDADDICLPEQLKTQLDFLEKNKGFALVSTQIAFMTDRGKIAHSYKQPKDSYFDNHDFIKVNRSQFNPYSPITHATVLLKKEVFDTVGVYRTAFKTSEDTDLWLRIIEKFDAAVLNYCSYFVRLNATSATQVYKSTNNFYRDMAFQFADERLKFGEDSLQLGKEMPKPNIEKNIKITPSKKPFGKTFRSDLLSFMYKVALNAKDYKNVITIIKISIKDGWRLSQTWKAIIFPLLGEKLVSEGVRLKQKVQ